From the Nitrospira sp. genome, the window TTTCGGAACTTAGTGACCTCGTTGTTAGACCAAGAGCGTATCGAGACCACCGGAGCCAAGGCGAAAGAGGTGCGAGGGTTTGCCGATCGCATGATCACCCTTGGCAAGGAAGGTACTCTGCAGGCGCGCCGTCGAGCCTTAGGATTTCTTCACAGTAAGGCCGTTGTGTCTAAACTATTCAGTGATGTGGCGACACGATTCAAGGATCGATCCGGTGGGTACACCAGGATCATCAAAACTCGTCGCCGTATTGGCGATGCGGCTGAAATGGTTGCTATCGAATTAGTAGCTCGTCAGGAGCCAACCATAAAGAAAAAGTCCGATGCTCGTACCACTCAACCCGCACCCACCGAGGTCGGAACATCGCCGTAGTATTCTAAGTTACGACTATTCTGCTGGCGCCATCGAGACTCCCATGTGTCAACACATGGGAGTCTTTTTATTTTCAGTTCACCGGAGGCCGTTTACTTGGCAGACCGTGCATGCTACGATCGTGCCAGGTGTCGCCCTGCATCTACCAGGGGGGAATTTCTAGCGCATGTGGGAGCTTGTAGCGAGACGGGCTCTTCTCGCCTTGAGTGTGCTGTTAGCCACATTTCTCGGCTATCTTCTCTTCCGAAACGCAGATTCAGCGTCGAGTAACCGACCCATCGCTCCAGAGTCGATTGAACAAGCGGATGCGAAGATCATGGAGTTCACCTTTACACAATCACAAGGCGATGTCGTTCAGTGGCAGGTGCAGGCTAAACAGGCCCGATTATTCGAGCAAGATAAGCGTGCCGTTCTGCGTGACGTTGCCCTCACCTTTTACGGCGCAGGAGGGGATGAGGTGACTGTGTACGGGGAAGAGGGAACGCTGGATACCGCGACCAAGAATTTCAGGCTGGCAAATCGTGAAACGCCCATTGTCGTGGAGACGACGAGCGGCTATACGATTTATACCAACCACTTGATATGGATTGACCAGACACGAGAAATCCGGACGCAAGATCCTGTGCGAATGGTAGGGCATGGGTTGGAGGTGAGGGGACAAGGACTGCTTGGGCGGCTGGAATCCGAAGAATTTGAGATTCTACAGGATGTGCATGTGGATTTGGCTCCTTCTTCTTAGCGTCTGCTTTGTCGGGTCCACGTCGGCAGCTCCCTCAACGGAATCGGTGAACCTCAAGAGGAGCATGGAGGCTCCTGGTGTCTCGACCACCATCACATCAAAGAAAATGACGGTACGAAACCAAGACAGCCAAGCCATTTTCGAGGAAACGGTTGTCCTGACCAGGGGACCTCTGATCGTCCATTCCGATAAGATGGTTGTGTTATTCACTCCCCGAAACCGCACCTCTGCGCGGCCGTCAGAAGAGGGGACCGATCATCCTGAATCCCGTCGGAATCCCACGGCTCCCAAAGAACCTAACACAGCCTCGACGATGTCGAATCGTTCCGTGAGTCGTGTCGAGGCGACCGGGGACTCTCATCGTGTCCGGATCCAATACGAGAACGGCAACGCGACTTGCCAAAAAGCCGTATATTTCGTTGATGGAGAGAAAATCGTGTTGACGGGCGAACCCGTAGCTTGGGAGAAGGGTACACGTGTCAGCGGTAAACAGATTACGATTTTCTTAGCAGAAGAGCGGAGCGTGGTGGAGGGAGGCTCACACGTCCGTATCGAAGGAGAGGGACAGAACCAGCCATGACCCGGAGTGCTCATGCAGAATGTGACGCGCTCGTGGAGCCGATTGCAGCCTCGCAGCGGGATTGTCTACGTGCTACTGGATTGGTAAAAAGTTTCCGTGGCCGCAAAGTCGTCAAAGGTGTCGCCGTCGAGGTGTATGCCGGCGAGGTGGTTGGACTGCTCGGTCCGAATGGAGCGGGCAAGACCACAATCTTCGACATGATGGTCGGCTTGTGCCAGCCAGATGAAGGGGAGATCACCTTCATCGGTGAATCAGTGACCAACCTCCCGATGTACAAACGAGCGCGTCGGGGAATCGGCTACCTACCTCAAGAATCGTCCGTTTTTCGACGGCTTTCGGTGGAAAATAATGTCTTGGCGATTCTCGAAATGCTGGGGTATGCTCGTAAAGAGCGAAGCCAACGTGTGGATGCCTTACTCAAAGAATTGGACCTCATCAATATACGAAAGAGCATGGCCTATGCCCTCTCAGGTGGAGAACGCCGACGTTTGGAGATCACTCGTGCGCTAGCGGCCACACCGTCGTTCATGCTCTTGGATGAACCATTTGCAGGGATCGATCCGATTGCCGTCGCGGACATTCAGCAGATCATTACACGGTTGAAAGAAAAAAAGATCGGTATATTGATTACTGATCACAATGTACAGGAAACGCTTTCAATCGTTGACCGTGCCTACATTATCAATGAAGGATTGATCTTGGAGGCCGGGACTCCCGAAGCCATTGTGCAGAGTCCAACGGCCCGAGCCGTGTATCTTGGCGAGCAGTTCAAGTTGTAGGGGAATAGCAGAAGCATCGATGAAACTCCGGCTGGTTCCACAACTCTCGCAAAAGCTCATCATGACGCCTCAACTGCAGCAAGCGATTAAGCTGCTGCAGCTGTCTCGACTTGAGCTGCAGCAGAGCCTCACTCAGCATCTCCTGGAAAACCCGTTGCTGGATGAAATTCAATCCGATGTCGACGAGGGCGAGTCCTTGGTCACCGAGGAGAAGGTTGAAGCTCCCCCCGCACCGGAAGGACAGGATCGGTCAGAGGCAGGGGTTGAAACACGTGAAGAACAAGGGTCGCCGGAGGAGTTTTCCGCTTCCGGATGGGAAGAATACTTCGGCAGAGATCGACGGAGCGGCGAGTCTGAATACTCCGCGGCACAAGATGAGCTTCCTTCGTACGAGCAAACCGTGGCGAAAGCGACGTCCCTCGAGGAGCATCTGCTCTGGCAATTGTCCTTGTCCGGCCTCGGTGATCGAGAAAAGGAACTTGGTCGTTTGATCATCGGCAATCTAGATGATGATGGTTATCTACGTATCCCATCGTCTGAGGTCGTGGCCGGGACCGGTTTTAACGAATCCGAGGTTGAATCCGTGCTCAAGGACATCCAGACTTTCGATCCGACCGGGGTTGCTGCCAGAAATCTTCCCGAATGCCTTTTGTTACAACTCGGGCATTTAGGTCGGAATCCATTTGGGTCCCTTGGGTCTCCACCCGGCGCGCTGAAAGGATCGGTTATTGAAAGCATCGTCTTGCATCATTTGAAGGACTTAGAAAAAAAACAATATGCCAAGGTTGCGAAGGTCTTGAATATCACGATCGAGGAAGTCTTCCAAGCCACCAAAATCATTGGAGAACTTGAGCCCAAACCGGGGAGGCCGTTCGCAAGTACTCAGAACTACGTTATCGTGCCTGATGTGTTTGTAGTCAAGAATGAGGGGGAGTGGGTTGTGCTGTTAAACGACGATGGGCTGCCACGCATGAGGATCAGTCCGTATTACAAACAGCTTATTTCTTCCGGACAGGGTGGATCTCCGGAAACCAAAGCGTATATGGATGAAAAATTGCGAGCCGCTCAGTGGGTTATTCGGAGCATCGAGCAACGGAATCGGACAATCGTGAAAGTGGTTTCCAGCATCGTCAAGTTTCAAGAGAAATTTTTTGATCACGGCGTCCAATATCTCAAGCCCTTGGTTCTCAAGCAAGTGGCGGAAGATATAGGGATGCATGAATCCACGATCAGTCGTGTGACGGCCAATAAATATATGTATTGCCCACAGGGCATGTTGGAACTCAAGTTCTTCTTCAACGCTGGACTTCAGCGGGCGGATGAGCCCTCAGGCATGCATTCCTCCGTTTCAGTCAAGGATATGATCAAAACAATGGTGGCTGAAGAGGATACGGAGCGCCCCTTGAAAGACGAAGAAATTGCCGCTCGGCTTCGAAAGCAGGGGGTGCTTATCGCGCGGAGGACTGTGGCTAAATATCGGGGGGAGTTGAACATCTCATCCGCCAGCCAGCGCAAACGATTTTTTTGATCACTGTTGCTTCGCATCCAACCAGGTCTAATTGGAGGTGGGCATGAAGCTGAGAATCACAGGTCGCCACATGGATATCACGCCAGCGCTTAGAAGCTATGTGGAAACCCGGTTCGGTCGCCTGGATCGGTACGGATTGAAGGTCGGATCGCTTCAAGTGGTATTGGGAGTCGAGAAGCTCCAGCATAAGGCGGAAGTCACTGGCGCGGTCAGTGGCAAGCGAGTGCAAGCCAAGACATCAACGCCGGAAATGTATGCCACGATCGATGCGCTCGTCGACCGTGTGGATGCGCAGTTTCGGAAATGGAAAGATCGTCTTGTCAATCATAAGCCGACCAAACCGAAGAGATCACGATCGAGTTCCCATGTGAGTCTTTCGTGAAATCTCGCTCCCTTCCATCCTTGGCATACTCA encodes:
- the lptC gene encoding LPS export ABC transporter periplasmic protein LptC encodes the protein MWELVARRALLALSVLLATFLGYLLFRNADSASSNRPIAPESIEQADAKIMEFTFTQSQGDVVQWQVQAKQARLFEQDKRAVLRDVALTFYGAGGDEVTVYGEEGTLDTATKNFRLANRETPIVVETTSGYTIYTNHLIWIDQTREIRTQDPVRMVGHGLEVRGQGLLGRLESEEFEILQDVHVDLAPSS
- a CDS encoding LptA/OstA family protein, with protein sequence MEAPGVSTTITSKKMTVRNQDSQAIFEETVVLTRGPLIVHSDKMVVLFTPRNRTSARPSEEGTDHPESRRNPTAPKEPNTASTMSNRSVSRVEATGDSHRVRIQYENGNATCQKAVYFVDGEKIVLTGEPVAWEKGTRVSGKQITIFLAEERSVVEGGSHVRIEGEGQNQP
- the lptB gene encoding LPS export ABC transporter ATP-binding protein, which encodes MTRSAHAECDALVEPIAASQRDCLRATGLVKSFRGRKVVKGVAVEVYAGEVVGLLGPNGAGKTTIFDMMVGLCQPDEGEITFIGESVTNLPMYKRARRGIGYLPQESSVFRRLSVENNVLAILEMLGYARKERSQRVDALLKELDLINIRKSMAYALSGGERRRLEITRALAATPSFMLLDEPFAGIDPIAVADIQQIITRLKEKKIGILITDHNVQETLSIVDRAYIINEGLILEAGTPEAIVQSPTARAVYLGEQFKL
- the rpoN gene encoding RNA polymerase factor sigma-54, with the protein product MKLRLVPQLSQKLIMTPQLQQAIKLLQLSRLELQQSLTQHLLENPLLDEIQSDVDEGESLVTEEKVEAPPAPEGQDRSEAGVETREEQGSPEEFSASGWEEYFGRDRRSGESEYSAAQDELPSYEQTVAKATSLEEHLLWQLSLSGLGDREKELGRLIIGNLDDDGYLRIPSSEVVAGTGFNESEVESVLKDIQTFDPTGVAARNLPECLLLQLGHLGRNPFGSLGSPPGALKGSVIESIVLHHLKDLEKKQYAKVAKVLNITIEEVFQATKIIGELEPKPGRPFASTQNYVIVPDVFVVKNEGEWVVLLNDDGLPRMRISPYYKQLISSGQGGSPETKAYMDEKLRAAQWVIRSIEQRNRTIVKVVSSIVKFQEKFFDHGVQYLKPLVLKQVAEDIGMHESTISRVTANKYMYCPQGMLELKFFFNAGLQRADEPSGMHSSVSVKDMIKTMVAEEDTERPLKDEEIAARLRKQGVLIARRTVAKYRGELNISSASQRKRFF
- the raiA gene encoding ribosome-associated translation inhibitor RaiA codes for the protein MKLRITGRHMDITPALRSYVETRFGRLDRYGLKVGSLQVVLGVEKLQHKAEVTGAVSGKRVQAKTSTPEMYATIDALVDRVDAQFRKWKDRLVNHKPTKPKRSRSSSHVSLS